The following proteins are encoded in a genomic region of Nocardioides renjunii:
- a CDS encoding Lrp/AsnC family transcriptional regulator, with the protein MITAIVFVKADVARIPEVAEAIASLDGVSEVYSVTGQIDLIALVRVREHEDVAAVVADRLNKVEGVTETETHIAFRTYSRHDLESAFSIGLD; encoded by the coding sequence ATGATCACCGCCATCGTCTTCGTGAAGGCCGACGTCGCGCGCATCCCCGAGGTCGCTGAGGCCATCGCCTCCCTCGACGGCGTGAGCGAGGTCTACTCCGTGACCGGCCAGATCGACCTCATCGCGCTCGTGCGGGTGCGCGAGCACGAGGACGTCGCCGCCGTGGTGGCCGACCGGCTCAACAAGGTGGAGGGCGTCACCGAGACCGAGACGCACATCGCCTTCCGCACCTACTCCCGGCACGACCTGGAGTCGGCGTTCAGCATCGGGCTGGACTGA